In the Triticum aestivum cultivar Chinese Spring chromosome 2B, IWGSC CS RefSeq v2.1, whole genome shotgun sequence genome, CCAGCCGTGCTTCCCACAAACTGGCCAATACTGcacatgttcccttccttcatGGCCAACCTCCACAACCTCTATGACTATTTCACCCTGGTCCTCGCAAGATCAGGCCACAACTTCAGGGCGCATGGACCACCTGGCACTGGGATGCGCTTCTTCATCACATGTGACCCTGCGAACGCCCGACACATCTTCACGACAAACCATGCCAACTTCCCCAAGGGCACGGAATTCGCCGATATCTTTGAAATCATGGGTGGCAGCCTCTTCACCATCGACGGTGAGCCGTGCCGCCGACAACGTGCGAAAGCCAAGAGCATGCTCAGCAGCCCGCGGATCGTTGCCAGTATGGCAGCCTACCTCTGTGGCAAGGTGGAGAACAACCTCCTCCCATTGTTCACCCGCATGGCGATCACCGGCACTTCATTCGACATGCAAGAATTGATGTCGAGGCTTATGTTTGACCTGGCTGCTACGCCTCTCTTCAGTGTGGATCCAGGGCTCCTATCCTTGGACATGCCACCCATGGACGCAGCGGTTGCCCTTGACACGGTGATGGAGGTGGGATTTTTTAGGCTCATGATGCCAGCATCTTGTTGGAAGTCGATGAGGTGGCTAAATATCGGCCCTGAGAGAAAGCTTGACACGGCACGCATGGTGCTACGAGAGCTCGTCCGGGAGATGATGGAGAAGAGGAAGATCACCTCATGTCGTTCTGGACATGGCAAGGAACAAGAGAGTGTGGATATTATTTCTTCCTTCCTCGAAGACCCAGACTACGCTAATGTTGACTTGCTCCATGCGGTGATCATTAGCTACATGCTCGCTGCGAGGGACACAATTGCCACAACCCTAACATGGATCTTCTACAACCTTGCCCAAAACCCTAACATCGTGTCAATCATCCGCAACGAACTTTCACCCATTGCATCACGCAAA is a window encoding:
- the LOC123039869 gene encoding noroxomaritidine synthase 1-like, whose translation is MSIMLISTFLVLLVPVCLYLRASCRSKNPAVLPTNWPILHMFPSFMANLHNLYDYFTLVLARSGHNFRAHGPPGTGMRFFITCDPANARHIFTTNHANFPKGTEFADIFEIMGGSLFTIDGEPCRRQRAKAKSMLSSPRIVASMAAYLCGKVENNLLPLFTRMAITGTSFDMQELMSRLMFDLAATPLFSVDPGLLSLDMPPMDAAVALDTVMEVGFFRLMMPASCWKSMRWLNIGPERKLDTARMVLRELVREMMEKRKITSCRSGHGKEQESVDIISSFLEDPDYANVDLLHAVIISYMLAARDTIATTLTWIFYNLAQNPNIVSIIRNELSPIASRKVAVGMCTPVIFEPDETKSLVYLTATLYETLRLYPPAPVLRKTVAVDDIMPSGHEVHAGDTIFISVHSMGRMEVVWGKDCLDYNPHRWLSDEGNNLRYIPSHKFLAFNSGPRMCLGKDIAIMQMKTVIATTVWNFDVNLVEGQSIQPKPSIILEMENGLIVKLKKRDI